GTTGTTTTAAATTGCTTTCTGTTTGGATTTATGCGGGCGTTAGAAGTAAAATCTAACAGTGGTGGGGTCCTTCAAATAATAATTGACATTTGTACTTTAAATATCGCCAATTTCTGAAAAATAAAATGAGTATTTACGCCGGAACATTCCGTATATCTTTCGGGCTGCAAACGAGTAAAAGAGCTTAAACTAACAACAAAAAGAAGTAAAATTAAGCATGGCAGTGCAGACCATAGAAACTATTCGGGTACCGGTATGTCTGGATACCAATCAGCAAGTAATTGCAATGTTTACTATTAACCGGGCGTATGAACCTGAATTTGGGGCTTTGTGTCGGGAGTTAGGCGGGTTGCCAACTTTAGAGGAGGCAGAAGCTTGGTTAAAAACTTTAGAGGAAAGAAAAGAGGTTTAGGTTGATGATAAAGCCTCTGCTTTAAGCGGAGGCTTTTTTTTAAATTTTTACTTTTTACAAAATACCGGAATTGCCTACTAGGGGCACATCATATTATTCCGCACAAATTGCTGTAATACCGATGAAGCAGATTCTTCTGGCTCCGGCAGTTGGTTCAGAAAAACCGGGCTAGCCGGATTAATATAACCCGGTAGAGTGGTTAAGGCTGCTTCGGTCACTCCTTTAAATCCCATACTCCAATCTTTAAACAAGCGGTGGCTGATCTGGCCGTCGGCTAGTTTAATAATGTTCGTATGTAAATAATCTTTTTCTATTTTAGCATATAGCTTTCTTAAAGCAGCTTCTTCTCCTTCAATTAATTGCACATAATGTTCGCCGCTGTATAACAACATGCCGGTAATATTGTCCCGTTCGTTGTTGCGTCGAAAACGGGCTAACATTTCCTGCAGTTCTGCTTCATGTACAGAAATAACCGCGGTACTTATGTACATAATTTGATGCATCGGTACTTTTAAGAATTTTTAAAAATTTACATTTTAACCAACTGAGAATAAAAGTAAATAACCTCACTGGCAAAAGTATCAAGATATTAGATGCTACACTTTTGCGCTTATAAACAGCTTAGAATAGTATCTGATTACCGTAATACATTACTTAATCTTAGCCAAGTACTTCAGTTTTATAACTACCCCCGGAAAAACCAACCAGCCCGCCAGAAAATTTGCGGTAAAACAAAGCCAAATTTATCCATCAGGTTAAAAAGCAAGTAAGCGAATCTAATCCTTTTGGTTAAGTTTAAATTTAAGGATAAGCTGTTTACCGGTTACCCTAATGTTTAATGCGAAATTTTAAAAATAAGGAAAACAAGCAACTGATTGGTTAAAAATCAAGCAGGTTTCTAGTACAACGGTTGTTGTTCTAGAAACCTGCCTGGTAGATTAATTAAACGTTATAGCACTTTAAATGGTTAAATTTTTAAGTGCGTTTTTGGGCGAAAGGATTATGTTCTAAATATTGCTAATGGAAGTTATAATGAATTTGGGGTAACGTATTAAATATTAGGGTATAAGTTTTTAGACTTAAATGCCATTTTATAAAGCAGGTTTGCTTTTTCTTTATACGACTTAACCAAGGTTTGCAACGGAGAAACTGTATTTAAAACGGCTGCTTGCGGAGCTTGTAATTTAACGGTTTCTGGTGCTTTAGCGGCTTTTTCTTTTTGGCTGTAAATATTATTTTTAAACCATGCTGCGGCTCCTTCGGGGGTAGTGCAGATTTCGAAATGGGTATTGGGGTTTTTAACGTATTTCTGCTTTACAATATCGGTTATCTGGTCGATGATAAACAATTCTGGTAAAGTATAATTGGCTAAATGCACCAGTTTTGTAATACCGGCTTGCATTACTTTGGGGCAAAATTCGTGCGTTAAGCACCGCTGTAAGTCAATTGCTGCATAATCTACTTGCCGAACATCGTGTAAAAGCTGGTTTAAGTTATATTGGCTGATGATGGAAGCTACGTAATCGGCGCATGCTGCTACTTCGTGGGGAGCAGGAGCCTCCGACCAACTTACTTGCACCAAAGATTCTTCTGGGTTAACCAACACCACCGCTTTAAAAGAATGGGCCGCAGTTAAAGAAGTTGTTTCGGCAATATTAGTAGTAAAAGTAGCGTTCATGGCGTATTTATTTTTAGTAAGTTGATTAATTGTTTGCGTGTTTAATACCTTACTTTAATAAAAAGTATGCCTGTATTTCTGCCATATTACCTCCTAAAATCAGAAACATTAGAAAAGCAAGATGCTCTGTTTATAGTACCACGGTAATATAGGATAGTTTATATTTTGCTCTAAGTTGTTTTATTTTTTAAAATTTAGCTTATAGGTTTTATACTTACGCACTAAATGGATATAACCCGCATGAAAAAATATAGTTTTTATTTGCTGGCCGCGGTTGCCCTGTGGGCTGTTGCCTTCGCCAATCAGCTATTGGCAATGAATTCCGTTGCTGAAAATCCGGTAACGGCGGTAGCCTCTAAGTCAATAACTCTACGGGTAATGACTTATAATGTACACCATTGTAACCCGCCTTCTAAGCCCGACTTTATAGACATACCGGCTATTGTAAAAGCTATTCAGGCGCAAAACCCGGACTTAGTTGCTTTGCAGGAAATAGATGTAAATACCCAACGCTCCGGGGCATTTAACCAGGCAGAAGAAATAGCTAAAGCGTTAAACATGAAATTCTTTTTTGGGAAAGCCATTGACCATGGTGGCGGCGATTACGGGGTAGCCATTCTCTCGAAATACCCGCTCACCGAAACTACCGTGCACCGCCTGCCTACCAAACCCGAAACCAATGGCGAGCCCCGCGTACTAACCACGGCCAAAGTTAAATTACCCAATAACACGACTATCCGGTTTGGGTCAACGCATTTAGATGCCCAATCAGATTCTGTGAACCGGCAGTTGCAAATTGCCGAAATTGCCCGGATAGCCGCTACCGAAAAACTGCCCTTTATTATTGCCGGCGACTTTAACGCTTCGCCGGAATCGGGGAGTATTAAAGCCCTGGACCAACATTTTACCCGAACTTGCCAAACCTGCGAACCTACTATTCCGGTAGAGAACCCCACCAAAGCCATTGATTTTATTGCTTACACCCCAGCCAAGAAGTTTAAAGTGATAAAAAACACGGTAGTACCCGAAAAATACGCTTCCGATCATTTGCCCGTAGTGGCGGAGATAAAACTTTCTGGTAAATAGCTACCGCTTCATATAAAAATTTAAAAAACGGACAGCTTCTCTCTGGGGCTGTCCGTTTTTTATAAGTAGTTCTGTTGCTTTGATTTACCGGCTATTCCGGATTTACATTATTTTAAATAATTGTTAAGTTTCTTCTTGTATTCTTCGTTTTAGAAAGTAAGATTTACTTTCGCCACCTATTCTTTACCAGTAAGCTAATATGAAAACTTTTCTGAAAGTTGTAATTTGGGGTTTAGCCGCCAGTAGTGCTTTTAAGGCTATTGCACAGCCTACTAACAATCCAAAAGCGGCGCAGATTTTATTACCCAATGGTTGGTCGCTTAGCCCGGTAGGCCAGTCTTTGCCCTTAGGTGATTTGCCCTTAAATATTCAATTATCTCCTTCCCGTAAATTGCTGGCCGTTACTAACAACGGGCAAAGCAAACAAACAGTGCAACTCCTGGATCCGGTGAATGAAAAACTACTCGACGAAAAAGTTATTGCGAAATCGTGGTACGGCTTAAAGTTTAGTCCCGATAGTAAAAAATTGTATGCCTCGGGCGGCAACGATAACGTAGTTTTGGCTTATGGCATACAAAATAATAAATTTACTACTACTGATACCTTACGATTAGGCCAAGCCTGGCCAGAAGAAAAGATTGGCCCTACCGGCCTGGAACTCGACGATGCCCGTCAGTTACTGTACGTGGTTACCAAAGAAAATAACAGCCTGTACGTTTTCGACCTGAAAACCAAAACTACCCGGCATCAGGTAGATTTGGGCCACGAAGCTTACGCCTGTTTGCTCTCCCGGGATAAAAAAACTTTGTACATAACACTTTGGGGCGGCGATAAAGTAGTTATCTACGATACGCAGAGCAACAATATAACCGGCGAGATTGCCACTGAAAACCACCCGAACGAGTTAGTTCTTACCAAAAACAACAAATATTTATTTGTAGCCAACGCCAACGATAACTCCGTTTCGGTAATTGATACTAAGGCCCGCAAGGTTATGGAAACTATTTCGGCGGCGCTTTACCCTACCAAACTAACCGGTTCTACTACCAATGCTTTAAGCCTTTCTCCGGATGAGAAAACCTTGTACATGGCCAACGCCGATAATAATTGTGTAGCGGTTTTTAACGTATCGGTACCCGGTAAAAGTTCTTCGTTGGGTTTTATTCCTACGGGTTGGTACCCGACTAACGTAAAAACGCTGGGAAAGAAAATATTGGTAGCCAATGGCAAAGGGTTTTCGTCGTTACCCAATCCGGGTGGGCCGCAACCCATAAAGGTTTCGGATAACAGTGGTTCCCACACGGGCGTTACTAATAAGCAGGAAGTACAATACATTGGTGGTTTATTTAAAGGAACCTTATCTTTTATCGATCGCCCCGACGAAGAAAAATTAAAAAATTACTCCAAGCAGGTTTACGCCAACAGTCCGTTTACCAAGCAAATGGAAGTACAAGCCCGCGGCGAAGTGGGTAACCCGGTGCCCACCAAAGTAGGGGAGAAGTCGCCGATTAAATACGTGTTTTATGTAGTCAAAGAAAACCGCACCTACGACCAGGTTCTCGGCGACATGAAAGAAGGTAACGGCGATTCTACGCTGTGTATTTTTCCGGAGAAAGTAACACCCAACCACCATGCTTTAGCCCGCGAATTCGTATTACTCGATAATTTTTACGTAGATGCCGAAGTTAGCGCCGATGGCCATAATTGGAGCATGGCCGCTTACGCCACCGATTACACCGAAAAAACCTGGCCTACCAGCTACGGCGGCCGGGGCGGTACTTACGATTACGAAGGCAGCCGCAAAATTGCTTACCCGCGCGATGGCTATATCTGGGATTACTGCCAGCGGGCCGGCATTAGTTACCGTAGCTACGGCGAGTTTGCCGCCAATGGTAAAGCTACCTTAAAATCGCTGCAAGGCCACACTAGCAAAAAATCGCCGGGGTTCGATATGGATATTAAAGATATTGAACGGGTACGCATCTGGAAACAAGACTTTGACTCGTTACTGGCCCAAAATGCCGTGCCGCAATTCAACACCATCCGGTTAGGCAACGACCATACCAGCGGCCAGAAAAAAGGTAAATTTACGCCCATTGCTGCCGTAGCCGATAACGATTTAGCCTTGGGACAATTGGTGGAGCATCTTTCTAAAAGTTCTATCTGGGCCGAAACAGCCATTTTTGTGTTAGAAGATGATGCTCAGAATGGTCCGGACCACATAGATGCCCACCGTTCACCGGCTTTTGTGATTAGCCCCTATACCAAGCGCAATTCCGTGAACCATACCATGTACTCTACTTCGGGCATGCTGCGTACCATGGAATTAATTTTAGGCTTGCCGCCCATGAGCCAGTACGATGCCGCTGCTTTGCCGTTGTTTGATTGCTTTACCGCTCAACCCACCCTTACGCCTTACCAGGTAAAAGCCGCCCAGGTAGATTTAGAAGAACGCAACGTAGCTTGGAATAAAAGCGCCGAACGCTCCGAAAAATTTAACTTTACAAAAGAAGATGCCGCCCCGGACCTGGATTTAAACGAAGTGGTCTGGAAATCGGTGAAAGGCGAAGACTCTGTAATGCCGGCGCCCCGCCGCAGTGGGTTTGTAAAGCTGGAACAGAAAAAAGATGACGACGATGATTGATACAGAAAGTTGTTTACTAGAAACGGGATGTATTCTTCTTTGATTAAAATGGAAATAGGCTTTGCCCGAAAACTGAATTTTTAAAATTTTTGATTTTTGATTCACAATTTTAGAGTTCCAGATCGGGTAAATTCTGAAATTAACATCAGCAAGTTTCGGATTTTATGCTGGCTAAAATTTTCCGAATTTTAAATTATAAAATCCAGAAAAGATGAACGCGCAAGACCTGTTACATTATAACCGCATTGCCGAAGCAATCGATTATATCCAAACCAACTTTAAAAGCCAGCCTAACCTGGAAGAAGTAGCCGAAAAGGTGCATTTAAGTCCTTTTCATTTTCAGCGGGTTTTTAACGAATGGGCCGGCACCAGTCCCAAAAAGTTTTTGCAGTATACTACCGTAAACTATGCCAAAAGATTGCTCACCGAAAACCAGGTTACGCTTTTTGATGCAGCTTACCATACGGGTTTATCCAGCACCAGCCGCCTGCACGATTTATTTGTAAACATCGAAGGCATGACTCCGGCCGAGTATAAAAACGGCGGAAAAACCCTCACGATTAATTACAGCTTTGCGGCAACTTTATTTGGTAATATGATTATTGCTTCCACGGCCAAAGGGGTTTGTTATATGGCTTTCCACGAAAACGAAAAATTGTCTTTGGCGGCACTACAAGCAAAATTCCAGAACGCTACTTTCCGGCAACATCAGGATTTAGTACAGCAAAATGCCTTGTTATTTTTTAACCACGACTGGACCCAACTAAACCAGGTAAAGCTGCATTTAAAAGGCACGCCTTTTCAGTTAAAAGTATGGGAAGCCTTGCTTAAAATACCCCTGGGTCAATTGGCTACGTACGGCTCTATTGCCCGGCAAGTAGAATTGCCTCATGCTTCGCGAGCGGTAGGCACCGCTATTGGCAGCAATCCGGTGGCCTTTTTAATTCCGTGCCACCGGGTTATTCAGGCTTCCGGTAATTTGGGCGGCTATATGTGGGGCACTACCCGCAAAAAAGTTATCATTGGCTGGGAAGCTTCCCGGGTAAATGCGCTTGAGATTTAGTGGACTAAGTAGTTTATTGGCTTTCAACAATGGAATGGCCGGGAGCGGTACCCTGATTTTTAAATTTTTTCCTGCGGCCATGACCTATAGCGGGTTTATAAAAAGATAGAAGAATGGATTTGTTTGCGCTGGTGCCGGAACCTGATAAAAACTTATTGCCCCAGGACGGCATTGTAAATTATTACGGCAAAATAATAACCAACGAACAGGCAGATAATTATTTGCACCGCTTGTTGCACCACATTGCCTGGAAAAACGACGAAGCCCACATTTTTGGGAAAACGTTTATCACCAAAAGAAAAGTAGCCTGGTACGGCGACCAAAGTTTTGAATATACTTACTCCAACGCTACCAAACGGGCATTGCCCTGGACTCCGGAACTGTTAGAATTAAAAGCATTAGCAGAAAAAGAAACCGGAGAGAATTTTAATTCCTGCTTACTAAACCTGTACCATAATGGCACCGAAGGAATGGCCTGGCACAGCGACGGCGAAAAAGATTTAAAGAAAAATGGGGCTATTGGTTCTTTAAGTTTCGGGGCCGAACGCAAATTCAGTTTTAAACACAAACAAACTAAAGAAACGGTGTCGGTTTTACTGGAACACGGCAGTTTACTTGTCATGAAAGGCGCCACGCAAACCAACTGGCTACACCGGCTGCCTCCCATCAAAACCATAAACCAGGCCAGGGTAAATTTAACTTTCCGGACGATAGTTTTTTAAAAATTACCTGCGGAGCCGGAAGCCGTACAAAACCAGGATTGTTTTGGGGTTAAAAAGTAAGCGTAAATAGGGATAATAAAATTAAGTTAAAGTAATATATTGCCAAAGCATATATAATGTGCCTTCGTGAGCTAAAATCTGGTGACCGGTAAAGTAAAATTTTAAAAATCTTTGCGCCACTTGCCTGAAGAAAATTCGAAGAGAAATTTTAAAAAATTGTTTATCCGCAAAAATTTATGAAAAGAAACCTGGGACGGGCTGCGCAGTTAGTAGCGGCATTGGCTTGTGTTGTTGTATTATCGGCTTACCATCATCAAGGTAAAACTGTAAAAATTAAAAAAAGCAAAGAGGCGGTAGCGCTTCAGCTGCCTACCGGTTTTAAAGCTACTGTAGTGGCCGATGATTTAGGGGCGGTACGCCACCTAGTAGTAACCAAACAAGGCGACTTGTATGTAAAATTAACCAAGCTAAAAGATGGGAAAGGCTTGTATCATTTGCGCGATACAGATAAAGACGGCTACCTGGATCAGCAAACGGGCATAGGCAACTATCCGGGTACCGGCATTGCCCTCCAGAATAATTATTTGTATTCTGCTTCTAACACCGGGGTTTACCGGTACCTCCTTAATGCGAAACAAGAAATACTAAAACCGGAGCAACCCGAATCTATTGTGCAGGGCTTGGTGGCTAAAACGCGCGATGTTTCTAAATCGATTACTCTGGATAAACAAGGCAATTTGTACGTAACGGTAGGTTCTTACTCCGATGCTTGCCGCCAAGAAGGTTCCGGCAAAGGCCAAATGCCTTGTCCGTTGTTAGACTCGGTAGGTGGCATTTGGCAGTTTAAAACCGATAAGCCCAACCAAAGTTATGGCAACGCCGTGCATTACGCCACCGGTTTAAAAAACGTAGTAGGCCTGGACTGGAACAGCAACACCAATTCTTTATTTGCCCTGCAGCACGGCCGCGGAGCCATGCACGATTTGTTTCCGCAGTACTATACGCCCGAGCAGGATGCAATTTTGCCCGCCGAAACTTTATATGAATTGCCCAAAGGAGCCGACGGCGGCTGGCCATATATTTATTACGACCACCAGAAAAAGCAAAAAATGCTGGCACCAGAGTACGGGGGCGATGGCCAAAAAACCGGGGGCGAAACAGCTTTGGATCCGCTCGTGGCTTTTCCGGCGCACTTAGCGCCAAATGCGTTATTATTTTACACGGGCAATATGTTTCCGGCCCGTTACAAAAACGGGGCGTTTATTGCTTTTCATGGTAAATCTGCGGAGTTGCAAAAAGGCTATGTGGTAGCTTTTATTCCTTTTAAAAACGGTAAACCTGCGGGCAAATGGGAAATTTTTGCGGATAATTTTGCCGGCGTAGATCTGGTGCAGCCTACCGGCCCAATCCAACACCGCCCTTGTGGTCTGGCTCAGGGGCCCGATGGCGCTTTGTACGTATCCGATGATTTAAAAGGAACCGTTTACCGCATAACTTACGCGAATAAAAAGTAGTTTACCCCAAGGTGTGTAACGAATTTTTTCGGAAAATATCTTTATTATGATTATGGGCCGCAAAATTGCGGCGCTTACCGGGTGGTTCTGGGCGAACCACGTTTCTACGACAATAGCCTGGAACAATACAATAAAGAAACCGAAATGCATCAACAGTATGCCCGCCTGCTTACCGAAAAAATCCGGGAATAGAGTCAAACCAACAATTATTCCTTGCGCATCTACAGCTTTTAATGAACCAGCGCGGCGACGTTGAATTATTAGCTGGTGATAAGTAAAGCATCAGTAAAACCAGCGCTGAAAAAGCAGATAATCAATTTTTAAATTTAATCTAAACCAGAAAGTAACGGATTGTTTGCTTTGTTTTAGAATTACCCGGTAGTATTGGGTTAAGTAGAAATTTAAAATTTAAAAAATTACTTGCTTCGGCTATGGAGTAAAAAATAGCTGATTAATACCAAGCTTCTTTAAAGTTGTTGGTAGCCACAGCTACGGTAAAAATGCGGGTGTTATGCTTGCCATTACTAATGCTTTGCCCAATTCTTTTGGGGAACATGCTAATCAGGTACTTTTTATCCACAAATTTTAAAAATTTTTCTCCGGCGGCTTGCAAAGCTAAGCTGTTATAACCATGCTCCGCAGTTTTTAGGATAAGTTTCTAATCTTAGATTTGTACTGAAATTTTAAATTGAAAATCTGATTTATTTTGTATGATTAATTATAATTAATATGATTTTAATTAGATTAAAGCTGATTTTAACTGAAAATAATCATAATTTTTCTGAATCTTGTAAATCAGGAATATTTTTTATGTAACTTATAGTGGCAAATTTTAAGTTTGCTTTAAACAAAAGCATTTATAAAGTTGTAGGTAAAGCAGTTATTAGCAACTGGTAACATAATCAAAAACACCATCGGCGATTCTTCAGGATTATAGCCTATTAGCATAAAGTATTTATTCATGAATGAACAAGCTAGACTACAGGAATTATACGAATATAGAGTATTAGATACCTTGCCCGAGAAAGAACTAGATGAGTTAGTCGAAATAGCTTCTGTAATCTGTGATACCCCTATTTCTTTGGTTTCTTTTATTGATTATGAACGGCAGTGGTTTAAAGCCAAAAAAGGGGTAGACGAGGAAGGAACAGCGCGGCAACATTCTTTTT
The sequence above is a segment of the Adhaeribacter swui genome. Coding sequences within it:
- a CDS encoding alpha-ketoglutarate-dependent dioxygenase AlkB family protein, coding for MDLFALVPEPDKNLLPQDGIVNYYGKIITNEQADNYLHRLLHHIAWKNDEAHIFGKTFITKRKVAWYGDQSFEYTYSNATKRALPWTPELLELKALAEKETGENFNSCLLNLYHNGTEGMAWHSDGEKDLKKNGAIGSLSFGAERKFSFKHKQTKETVSVLLEHGSLLVMKGATQTNWLHRLPPIKTINQARVNLTFRTIVF
- a CDS encoding PQQ-dependent sugar dehydrogenase, producing MKRNLGRAAQLVAALACVVVLSAYHHQGKTVKIKKSKEAVALQLPTGFKATVVADDLGAVRHLVVTKQGDLYVKLTKLKDGKGLYHLRDTDKDGYLDQQTGIGNYPGTGIALQNNYLYSASNTGVYRYLLNAKQEILKPEQPESIVQGLVAKTRDVSKSITLDKQGNLYVTVGSYSDACRQEGSGKGQMPCPLLDSVGGIWQFKTDKPNQSYGNAVHYATGLKNVVGLDWNSNTNSLFALQHGRGAMHDLFPQYYTPEQDAILPAETLYELPKGADGGWPYIYYDHQKKQKMLAPEYGGDGQKTGGETALDPLVAFPAHLAPNALLFYTGNMFPARYKNGAFIAFHGKSAELQKGYVVAFIPFKNGKPAGKWEIFADNFAGVDLVQPTGPIQHRPCGLAQGPDGALYVSDDLKGTVYRITYANKK
- a CDS encoding BLUF domain-containing protein, whose product is MYISTAVISVHEAELQEMLARFRRNNERDNITGMLLYSGEHYVQLIEGEEAALRKLYAKIEKDYLHTNIIKLADGQISHRLFKDWSMGFKGVTEAALTTLPGYINPASPVFLNQLPEPEESASSVLQQFVRNNMMCP
- a CDS encoding bifunctional helix-turn-helix domain-containing protein/methylated-DNA--[protein]-cysteine S-methyltransferase translates to MNAQDLLHYNRIAEAIDYIQTNFKSQPNLEEVAEKVHLSPFHFQRVFNEWAGTSPKKFLQYTTVNYAKRLLTENQVTLFDAAYHTGLSSTSRLHDLFVNIEGMTPAEYKNGGKTLTINYSFAATLFGNMIIASTAKGVCYMAFHENEKLSLAALQAKFQNATFRQHQDLVQQNALLFFNHDWTQLNQVKLHLKGTPFQLKVWEALLKIPLGQLATYGSIARQVELPHASRAVGTAIGSNPVAFLIPCHRVIQASGNLGGYMWGTTRKKVIIGWEASRVNALEI
- a CDS encoding bifunctional YncE family protein/alkaline phosphatase family protein; this encodes MKTFLKVVIWGLAASSAFKAIAQPTNNPKAAQILLPNGWSLSPVGQSLPLGDLPLNIQLSPSRKLLAVTNNGQSKQTVQLLDPVNEKLLDEKVIAKSWYGLKFSPDSKKLYASGGNDNVVLAYGIQNNKFTTTDTLRLGQAWPEEKIGPTGLELDDARQLLYVVTKENNSLYVFDLKTKTTRHQVDLGHEAYACLLSRDKKTLYITLWGGDKVVIYDTQSNNITGEIATENHPNELVLTKNNKYLFVANANDNSVSVIDTKARKVMETISAALYPTKLTGSTTNALSLSPDEKTLYMANADNNCVAVFNVSVPGKSSSLGFIPTGWYPTNVKTLGKKILVANGKGFSSLPNPGGPQPIKVSDNSGSHTGVTNKQEVQYIGGLFKGTLSFIDRPDEEKLKNYSKQVYANSPFTKQMEVQARGEVGNPVPTKVGEKSPIKYVFYVVKENRTYDQVLGDMKEGNGDSTLCIFPEKVTPNHHALAREFVLLDNFYVDAEVSADGHNWSMAAYATDYTEKTWPTSYGGRGGTYDYEGSRKIAYPRDGYIWDYCQRAGISYRSYGEFAANGKATLKSLQGHTSKKSPGFDMDIKDIERVRIWKQDFDSLLAQNAVPQFNTIRLGNDHTSGQKKGKFTPIAAVADNDLALGQLVEHLSKSSIWAETAIFVLEDDAQNGPDHIDAHRSPAFVISPYTKRNSVNHTMYSTSGMLRTMELILGLPPMSQYDAAALPLFDCFTAQPTLTPYQVKAAQVDLEERNVAWNKSAERSEKFNFTKEDAAPDLDLNEVVWKSVKGEDSVMPAPRRSGFVKLEQKKDDDDD
- a CDS encoding endonuclease/exonuclease/phosphatase family protein, which produces MKKYSFYLLAAVALWAVAFANQLLAMNSVAENPVTAVASKSITLRVMTYNVHHCNPPSKPDFIDIPAIVKAIQAQNPDLVALQEIDVNTQRSGAFNQAEEIAKALNMKFFFGKAIDHGGGDYGVAILSKYPLTETTVHRLPTKPETNGEPRVLTTAKVKLPNNTTIRFGSTHLDAQSDSVNRQLQIAEIARIAATEKLPFIIAGDFNASPESGSIKALDQHFTRTCQTCEPTIPVENPTKAIDFIAYTPAKKFKVIKNTVVPEKYASDHLPVVAEIKLSGK